In Drosophila miranda strain MSH22 chromosome XR, D.miranda_PacBio2.1, whole genome shotgun sequence, the genomic window CAGTTGGGCGGGATCCCGGGCCGAGCAGTAGCGTCCGGCCCGCTGTCGTCCCCTGTGCTTCCGGGGATGCTTcctccgctgctgctggggcgGCTGGTGTTGGCGCAGTCTCTGCTCCTGCCGTTGATGCTGACGCTGGCGGCGATGATCCCGCTTgtcctgctgcagctgctgacGATGGCCAGAGCGATGTGGCCGCTGGTTGCCGTCGCGTCGATTGCGCGCCGCCTGCTCCGGGCTGTCCTCATCCGGAATCTGGCTGTCTGGCACTTCGTAGGACTCGATGAGATAGCTTTGCGTGGCTCGCCTACTGTAATTGCTTACAGGTCGCGGTAAGCTAGGTTGTTGCAACTttggctgctgttgttgctgttgcaactGAGTGGTTGGTATATGGCGACGCATTTTACTGTTCGCCGCCTCGCTGGGCCTGCCATTGTTtaataaattatatatttGACTATTTATTAAAGTATTTGGAACTTTTTGCATTGACTGCTGCATTGacacggcggcagcagcatgTGGcacttgctgctgttgcttctgTGGCTTCTCTTGCTCTTGTTGCAATTGCTGTACAGCTGCATTGCTGCCGGCGTCGAATACTGTTGCTGGCTTTAACTTAAGATTGATACGGCTACTAAGACTATTGCTGGTGCGGCTGAGCAGCCTACTTAAGATATTGTTGTCGATGTTGCTGCTACTGaggctgccactgccactggtaCTGCCAGTACTCTTGGCGCTTTCACTGCTGCTCCCGCTGCCATTATCCAAAGTCAGTGGTATATAGTAGCTGC contains:
- the LOC108152883 gene encoding protein vein isoform X5; the protein is MYAQHLRKWSLKTKKPLMPLILLIIYVSNMLLPTTAAAAVAATHQQLQQQPQQQQQQPQRLWEGSAEESSYYIPLTLDNGSGSSSESAKSTGSTSGSGSLSSSNIDNNILSRLLSRTSNSLSSRINLKLKPATVFDAGSNAAVQQLQQEQEKPQKQQQQVPHAAAAVSMQQSMQKVPNTLINSQIYNLLNNGRPSEAANSKMRRHIPTTQLQQQQQQPKLQQPSLPRPVSNYSRRATQSYLIESYEVPDSQIPDEDSPEQAARNRRDGNQRPHRSGHRQQLQQDKRDHRRQRQHQRQEQRLRQHQPPQQQRRKHPRKHRGRQRAGRYCSARDPAQLAYSAPTVFQGVFISMSADRRVNFSATMKVLKVYKQQRDLQLPQLVRLQFALRNASGECDIYRERLLPRGVLRSGNDLQQSSDISYMMFVQQTNPGNFTILGQPVRVTHSVMESVKMAVSENYERIDHVDHLGAEHDHRQWPGAADRLQGVRPATAEGHLVQG